Below is a window of Deltaproteobacteria bacterium DNA.
GCTACGCGGGGCAGAACGCGCAAGGAGCCCGGAGCGCGGTGCGCGGCTGGCTCGCGCGCACCCGCGCGCGCCTCGGCGAACGCGCCGCGCGCCGCTGCACCGCGACGAACTCCATGTTCTCCCGCCTGGAGCAGAAGGATCTCGTCGGGTTCGAGCGCCGCGCAGCGCTCCCCGCGACGCTGCGCAGCCCGGAGGCGCTGCGGAGCGCGGCGGCCGCGGGAGCATTTGCCGACTCGGGCGAGTCACGGGCCTCGATCGAGGTGCGCGAGGTCGCGGTCGAGCCCGAGGGCGATCCGCTGCGGATCTGGCGCGAGGCCAACCGGGTGCACGCGTCGCACCCGCTCTCACCGAAGCCCATAGCCTGGCTCCAGTCTCGAGACTCGCTCCGAACCGGCTGGCTGTGCACGCGGCTGGAGGATCCGTCTGCCGTATCCGAGAGCGGAGATGCGCGAGCGGATTTACGACCTCAGTAGCGTGCGATCACGTGCTCGGAAATGTCGCGGAAGATCTCGCGCGCGTGGTCCATCGGCGGAAGCAGGGTGATCTCGCGCAGGCCGGCGCGCTCCGCCTCGCGCAGCTGGTGGATGATCTCGTCCGGGGTTCCGGCGAGGATCCAGGTGCGGATCGCTTCGGGGGTGATGAAGCGGCGCTCCTGCGGCACGAGGAAGCTGCAGTGTCCTTCGTGGATCTGCAGGTAGCGCTTCTCGCGCGGCGTCTCCATCTTGCCGACGTACTCGCAGTACTCGGCGAACAGATTGCGGACCGACGGCGGAACCTGGTTCGGATTTCCCGACTGCTGCACGCCTTCCCAGCAGTAGTGCAGCGCCGCGGCGACCTGCGAGCCGACCGCGTCGATCACGCGCTCGCTCGTGAGCGTCTCGCCCGGACGGAGCACCACGGCGCTGGTCAGCGCGGCGGTGTGGAAGTCGGCGGGCAGCGCGCGTCCGACGCCCGCCGCGCCGGCCGCGATCGCGGCCAGGCTCGCGCGCGTCATGTCGGGCGGCTCGTTCAGCGCGGAGATGCGCCCGTCGCCGTACGCGCCGGCGGCCGCGAGCGCGCCCGGACCGTTGGCCGCGACCCAGATCGGGATCGGCCGGTCGAGCTCGATGAAGCCACGCTCGCGGTGCAGGAAGCGGATCGCGCGCGTCTCTCCGGAGGGCGACGAGCGGGGCGTTCAGCTTCGTGACCGCGCCGGTCTTCGCGTCCACCCGGTAGAGCTCCAAGATGTTGTCCGTGTCCTGATCCGCCAGGTAGACGACGAAGCGGCCCTTGGGATC
It encodes the following:
- a CDS encoding LLM class flavin-dependent oxidoreductase; translation: MRFLHRERGFIELDRPIPIWVAANGPGALAAAGAYGDGRISALNEPPDMTRASLAAIAAGAAGVGRALPADFHTAALTSAVVLRPGETLTSERVIDAVGSQVAAALHYCWEGVQQSGNPNQVPPSVRNLFAEYCEYVGKMETPREKRYLQIHEGHCSFLVPQERRFITPEAIRTWILAGTPDEIIHQLREAERAGLREITLLPPMDHAREIFRDISEHVIARY